The following are encoded together in the Acidobacteriota bacterium genome:
- a CDS encoding patatin-like phospholipase family protein, translating to MTILPNNPFPNPRTPWFGPWAREPGVLVAVLLGVVVLGAVALSPPAFACEAPGTEGEDRPRIGLALSGGGARGVAHVGVLQVLEEMGVPIDCVAGTSMGAVVGGFYAAGYSPQQIEEELRAIDWRGILRGQPPRRSLSFRRKEEDSRYPVGLEAGFKDGRFTIPGSALSAFALEFLLQRLTLPIPAVDHFDQYPTPFRAVAADLGTGESVVLADGDLALALRASMSIAGIYPPVEIGGRRLVDGGVVNNLPVDVVREMGADVVIAVDVGAPLSPSEELSSMAAISSQALGLAARRNALEQRQQADVVLIPGLSGVDSLDFSDLATLIEAGKTAARAEAGALDSLARDHPPRPPLDLEQSIGHEPLAAIRIEGTQRVDPRRIRTRLRTEEGTPLDLDILSKDLARVFEIGEFESVRFDIESTEAGPELMLRVVEKPWGPYYLRVGAALYDDLEGTSSYGVLVNYTRTSINARGAEWRNDFRVGETRRLRSEFYQPLDFQGRIFLAASLENLRTQSDLYSGSEKVAEYEVEAGTVGLDAGTQFGKYGELRVGLRWGEGEAAPTVGPSELPEVDVTLAGLRARLVIDRLDNVNVPRSGRYGQLILYRSEENLGADDTYTKLFGSYSRFFSRGRHTIFSIFRAGTSLDTEIPAYDEFIAGGPLSFSGFRPGELRGDHFGLVSPGYFYRLMDLPPTLGAGIYVGGWLEAGNVWSTRDDISADDLVYTATVTLAIDSRLGPVYLGYGYADRGTGYFQLAIGSRF from the coding sequence ATGACCATCCTGCCCAACAACCCATTCCCAAATCCACGAACTCCGTGGTTTGGGCCCTGGGCTCGTGAGCCAGGGGTACTTGTGGCAGTGCTACTTGGAGTGGTGGTACTTGGGGCAGTGGCGCTCAGCCCTCCGGCCTTTGCATGCGAAGCACCGGGAACTGAAGGCGAGGACCGGCCCCGCATCGGACTGGCGCTCAGCGGCGGAGGAGCCCGGGGGGTGGCCCACGTCGGAGTGCTGCAGGTGTTGGAAGAGATGGGAGTGCCCATCGATTGCGTCGCCGGCACCAGCATGGGAGCGGTGGTGGGTGGGTTTTATGCGGCGGGCTACTCCCCGCAGCAGATCGAAGAAGAGCTCCGAGCCATCGACTGGCGGGGCATCCTCCGCGGCCAGCCCCCCCGCCGAAGTCTCTCGTTTCGGCGCAAGGAAGAAGATAGCCGGTACCCGGTAGGCCTGGAGGCGGGCTTCAAGGACGGCAGGTTCACCATTCCCGGAAGCGCTCTGTCCGCCTTTGCGTTGGAGTTCCTCCTCCAGCGCCTGACCCTGCCGATCCCGGCGGTGGATCACTTCGACCAATACCCGACCCCCTTCCGAGCCGTGGCCGCCGATCTCGGCACCGGTGAATCGGTCGTTCTGGCCGATGGAGACCTGGCTCTCGCCCTGCGCGCCAGCATGTCCATCGCGGGGATCTATCCTCCGGTGGAGATCGGCGGGCGGCGGCTGGTGGACGGCGGGGTGGTGAACAACCTGCCGGTGGACGTGGTGCGCGAGATGGGGGCCGACGTGGTCATCGCCGTGGACGTCGGCGCACCGCTGAGCCCGAGCGAAGAACTCTCCTCCATGGCAGCGATCTCCAGCCAGGCGCTGGGCCTGGCGGCGCGGCGCAACGCCCTGGAACAGCGGCAGCAGGCGGACGTAGTGCTGATTCCCGGCCTTTCGGGGGTCGACTCGCTGGACTTCTCCGACCTCGCCACCCTCATTGAAGCGGGCAAGACCGCCGCCCGCGCCGAGGCGGGCGCCTTGGACTCTCTAGCCAGGGACCATCCCCCCCGTCCACCTCTTGATCTGGAGCAGAGCATCGGCCACGAACCACTGGCTGCGATCCGCATCGAGGGGACCCAGCGGGTGGACCCGCGGCGGATTCGAACCCGGCTCCGCACCGAGGAAGGCACGCCGCTGGACCTCGACATCCTCTCCAAGGACCTCGCTCGGGTCTTCGAGATCGGAGAGTTCGAGTCGGTACGCTTCGATATCGAGAGCACCGAGGCGGGACCGGAGCTGATGCTGCGGGTAGTGGAGAAGCCCTGGGGGCCTTACTATCTGCGGGTCGGGGCGGCCCTCTACGATGATCTCGAAGGCACCAGCTCCTATGGCGTGCTGGTCAACTACACGCGCACCAGCATCAACGCCCGCGGAGCCGAATGGCGCAACGACTTCCGCGTCGGGGAGACCCGCCGCCTGCGCTCGGAGTTCTATCAGCCGCTAGATTTTCAGGGTCGCATCTTCTTGGCCGCCAGCCTGGAGAACCTGCGCACCCAAAGCGACCTCTACTCGGGAAGCGAGAAAGTCGCCGAGTACGAAGTCGAGGCGGGGACCGTCGGCCTGGATGCCGGAACCCAATTCGGCAAATACGGCGAGTTGCGCGTCGGGCTGCGCTGGGGCGAGGGAGAAGCCGCTCCCACCGTCGGCCCCAGCGAGCTCCCGGAGGTCGACGTCACCCTCGCCGGCTTGCGGGCTCGCCTGGTCATCGACCGCCTCGACAACGTCAACGTGCCCCGCAGCGGCCGCTATGGGCAGCTCATCCTCTATCGCTCGGAGGAGAATCTGGGAGCGGACGACACCTACACCAAGCTCTTCGGCTCCTACAGCCGGTTCTTCAGCCGGGGCCGGCACACGATCTTCTCGATCTTCCGCGCCGGCACGAGTCTAGACACCGAGATTCCGGCCTACGACGAGTTCATCGCCGGGGGCCCGCTCTCCTTCTCCGGCTTCCGCCCCGGCGAGCTACGCGGGGATCACTTCGGCCTGGTCTCCCCCGGCTATTTCTATCGCCTGATGGATCTGCCACCCACCCTCGGCGCCGGGATCTACGTCGGCGGCTGGCTCGAAGCCGGCAATGTGTGGAGCACCCGCGACGACATCTCCGCCGACGACCTCGTCTACACCGCGACGGTCACCCTCGCCATCGACTCCCGCCTCGGCCCCGTCTACCTCGGCTACGGCTACGCCGACCGCGGCACCGGCTACTTCCAGCTGGCCATCGGCTCGCGGTTCTGA
- a CDS encoding NAD(P)-dependent alcohol dehydrogenase has product MKKKEQLTRRDFVEKSAMAGAAVMLASPASLFAAQREKSQGLVRGYAAFDQSGMLKPWEFERRPMGDDDILIEIKFASICHSDIHQMKGDWGPQVYPQIPGHEIAGIVAAVGSKVTKFKVGDRAGVGCMVDSCMTCDSCTHGEEHLCDRGETLFTYGYPDEREPTGITQGGYSTQIVVRDHFAVHIPDHISLQEAAPLLCAGITTYSPILQANFDIGDKVGVAGIGGLGHMAVKLAVSKGAEVYAFTTSPSKVEDIRAFGAEPVVVSSPDKLQPYRGSLDWMISTIPVQYDVASYVSAVKPHGHFTQVGMPDRMELTVNALAMAVSRVNFNVSLIGGMPETQEVVHYCADNKIRPRIEIIRADQVNEAWTKVVNKEARYRFVIDAATF; this is encoded by the coding sequence ATGAAGAAGAAAGAGCAGCTGACACGCAGAGATTTCGTCGAGAAGAGTGCCATGGCAGGAGCTGCGGTGATGCTGGCCAGTCCGGCCTCGTTGTTTGCCGCGCAGCGCGAGAAGTCGCAGGGGCTCGTCCGGGGCTACGCTGCTTTTGACCAGTCCGGAATGCTGAAACCCTGGGAATTCGAGCGTCGGCCCATGGGGGACGACGACATCCTCATCGAGATCAAATTCGCCAGCATCTGTCACTCCGACATCCATCAGATGAAGGGCGATTGGGGGCCCCAGGTCTACCCGCAGATTCCCGGCCACGAGATCGCCGGTATCGTCGCCGCTGTAGGCAGCAAGGTGACGAAATTCAAGGTTGGAGACCGGGCCGGCGTCGGCTGCATGGTCGATAGCTGCATGACCTGCGACAGCTGCACTCACGGCGAGGAGCACCTCTGTGACCGGGGAGAGACCCTCTTCACCTACGGCTACCCGGACGAGCGAGAACCGACGGGCATCACCCAGGGCGGCTACTCGACCCAGATCGTCGTCCGCGACCACTTCGCGGTCCACATTCCGGACCACATTTCCCTCCAAGAAGCCGCGCCGCTGCTATGCGCCGGCATCACCACCTACTCGCCGATCCTGCAGGCGAACTTCGATATCGGCGACAAGGTCGGCGTGGCCGGTATCGGCGGCCTCGGCCACATGGCCGTCAAGCTGGCGGTGTCGAAGGGGGCGGAGGTCTACGCCTTCACCACCTCGCCGAGCAAGGTGGAGGATATTCGGGCCTTCGGCGCCGAACCCGTGGTGGTGAGCAGCCCCGACAAGCTCCAGCCTTATCGCGGAAGCCTCGACTGGATGATCTCCACCATCCCGGTGCAATACGACGTCGCATCCTACGTCTCGGCGGTGAAGCCTCACGGCCACTTCACCCAGGTGGGGATGCCGGACCGTATGGAGCTGACCGTCAACGCCCTCGCCATGGCGGTCTCGCGAGTGAACTTCAATGTGTCGCTCATCGGCGGCATGCCGGAGACCCAGGAGGTCGTCCACTACTGTGCCGACAACAAGATCCGACCCCGAATCGAGATCATTCGAGCGGATCAGGTGAACGAGGCGTGGACCAAGGTGGTGAATAAAGAGGCCCGGTACCGTTTCGTCATCGACGCGGCGACCTTCTAG